The sequence GGACTGACGGTTTCTAGATCAGGCCCGCCAGCGGGCTGGAGGGATCGGCATATTTGCGCGTCGCCATCCGGCCGGACAGATAGGCGTCGCGCCCCGCCTCGACCGCCAGCTTCATCGCGCGGGCCATGCGGATCGGGTCCTTCGCTTCGGCGATGGCGGTGTTCATCAGCACCCCGTCGCAGCCCAGCTCCATGGCGACCGCCGCATCGCTCGCCGTGCCGACGCCCGCATCGACCAGGACGGGGACGCTGGCCCCTTCCTTGATCAGGCGGATGGTCACGCGATTCTGGATGCCGAGGCCCGATCCGATCGGCGCGCCCAATGGCATCACCGCCACCGCGCCCGCCTCTTCCAGCTGTTTCGCCGCGATGGGATCGTCGACGCAATAGACCATCGGAAGGAAGCCTTCCTTCGCCAGCACCTCGGTCGCCTTCAGCGTCTCGCGCATGTCGGGATAGAGCGTGCGCGCCTCGCCGAGCACTTCCAGCTTCACGAGGTCCCAGCCTCCCGCCTCGCGCGCCAGGCGCAGCGTGCGGATCGCATCGTCGGCGGTGAAGCATCCGGCCGTGTTGGGGAGGTAGGTGACTTTCTTCGGATCGATGAAATCGGTCAGCATCGGCGCCTTGGGATCGCTGACATTGACGCGCCGCACCGCCACGGTGACAATCTCCGCGCCCGAGGCTTCGAGAGCGGCGGCGTTCTGGGCGAAATCCTTGTACTTGCCCGTGCCGACGATCAGGCGCGACCGGAAGGTGCGGCCCGCGACGGTCCAGCTGTCGTCCTGCGCGTCATGATCGCCGCCTCCCCCGACAAAGTGGACGATCTCCAGCGTGTCGCCGTCTGCGAGAGTATGCTGTTCGAGTTCGCTGCGCGGCGCGATCGTGCCGTTGCGCTCGACCGCCACCTTGGCGGGATCGAGCTCGAGCTCGCGGACGAGATCGGCGACGGTGGTGGCGGAGGTGCGGCGAGTCTCGCCGTTGACGGTCAGGGAAAGAGGCGCGGTCATGATCCGCGCGACATAAGCCTCAATGCGACTGGCGCAAGTTGAGGATGTGGCCAAGCGAGACCAGCGCGACGCCGATAATGGTCAGGATCGCCTCCTTCTGCCCGTGCGGCACGGCCAGCGCCCCGCCCATGAAGGTCAGGCCCGTCATCGCGATCACGAAGGGAGCCGCCTTGCGATGGCGCAGCGCGCCCCAACCGATCGCCACGGCAGCGATCAGGACCGCGAGGACGAGGCCGATCCGGTGGATGTCGGGATTGAGGAACAGTTCGCCGCCGATACCGAGTCCGGCGCCAAGCCCCGCGACGATGACGATGCTGACCACGCAATGCACGGCGCACAGCCCCGACAGGACGATACCGGCGCGATCGAGCCGGCGCCGAATCGGAGAGACGGGGCGTTCCACCATGGCGGTCATGTATGTGACGGTGTAACATTATGCAAGGGGTCGCCCCGATATTCGGGCGCTCGGATTGCGTGCCAAAATTGCAGGCAAGCGCCTGCGCGGTGCAGCAAATGCACTTGCGAAGCGCGGCGCCGCGCAGCAATGGGGCGCGCATGGCACCCAAACCGCATTCATCCGCGCCTTCGCGCCCGATCGCGATCGCCAACTGGCTGCTGGTGGTCGCGGCTCTCGTCGTCCTGATGGTCGCCGTCGGCGGCATCACGCGCCTGACTGAGAGCGGCTTGTCGATCACGCAATGGAAGCCGATCACCGGCGCCATTCCCCCGCTCAGCGAGGCGGCGTGGCAGGCCGAGTTCGATCTCTATCGCCGGACCGGGGAATATATCAACGTGACGGGGCCGGCGGGCATGGATCTGGCCGCGTTCAAGTTCATCTATTTCTGGGAATGGTTCCACCGGT comes from Qipengyuania pelagi and encodes:
- the thiS gene encoding sulfur carrier protein ThiS; translated protein: MTAPLSLTVNGETRRTSATTVADLVRELELDPAKVAVERNGTIAPRSELEQHTLADGDTLEIVHFVGGGGDHDAQDDSWTVAGRTFRSRLIVGTGKYKDFAQNAAALEASGAEIVTVAVRRVNVSDPKAPMLTDFIDPKKVTYLPNTAGCFTADDAIRTLRLAREAGGWDLVKLEVLGEARTLYPDMRETLKATEVLAKEGFLPMVYCVDDPIAAKQLEEAGAVAVMPLGAPIGSGLGIQNRVTIRLIKEGASVPVLVDAGVGTASDAAVAMELGCDGVLMNTAIAEAKDPIRMARAMKLAVEAGRDAYLSGRMATRKYADPSSPLAGLI
- a CDS encoding MerC domain-containing protein, whose protein sequence is MTAMVERPVSPIRRRLDRAGIVLSGLCAVHCVVSIVIVAGLGAGLGIGGELFLNPDIHRIGLVLAVLIAAVAIGWGALRHRKAAPFVIAMTGLTFMGGALAVPHGQKEAILTIIGVALVSLGHILNLRQSH